In Limanda limanda chromosome 3, fLimLim1.1, whole genome shotgun sequence, the sequence AAACTGGGTTTTTCATTGAGTTACATGCTTTCTGAAATGTGACAAAGTGCTGACTTGTTCTTCAGTGTGATTTCAGTTTTtagcatagactgtatgtaaagatatcttgatcgccacctggtggtcaTAAATCCCAGCTTCTCCAAGTTAATGGATTGAACATACACcaaaataaagtcaaagtacattTCAAATAATTTTCTCTTAAATAtcgtttctgtcattttaagtacATTTCTTATTGTGTGTTCAAGTATATGtgttctgataagtttggttttaattcctATTagggatatacagtatattggcTTCATGTAGAGggaagaagtggagacgtgtcgtccatctttatttacagtctgtggtttttACTGCACCTCCAGTTTTTACTGCTCAAAGTGTTGCCAAAATTTAGGCCAGTCGTCTTAGATGTTCTTTGAGAGCATCATCCATTTTTTATCTGTTGAAGTTGTGAGAGTACAATGTgcgagttgtttttttttttcattttagattTTGAACCCTGAAGTCGTTTTTAGATGGAGTTTAAGGTACTTTTTTGTCATGAAGTCTGGTCGGTCCTCATGAAGTGTTTCCACTCATTATTAAAAGGCGTAATGGGGGAAAAGCTCATGTACACTCAGCCAGAACACACTCACTGAGATGTAGTTTAAGTGGTCAGCTGGGAAATTAAATCACATTCATGGAATCAGTTCTATAAAACCTTTTCAACCCTTCTCCACTGTGTTTCTGCACATGACAGAACAAACACATCTAATTTTATTTGGAAGAACAGATTCATACATTTTGGACGACAACACAAAGGAATGTTGGTGAACACTTGCAGTTATGTCATGTATCGCCGATGGGCTTCACCATTTTTTGTGAAATTCGAGAGTCATGCTTTAAGCACAGTTCAGTGAAGTGTCACCTCTGCTGTAAGTGAAGATATTACTTAGCTCTACGTAAGAGAATAGCAATTATTTAAGGTGcatattttcatctgttttttaaaatgcataGGAACTGAAGATGTTTGCAGGATTTCAGTGTTGCTGAGCCCAGTACGTGAAATTACCAACACTCACCAGCTCTCATCTTGCACTGTTACACAACACTGTACCTACAGTAAGGGATGGTTGTTAATCAGCATTATCCAGGATGGAGCTTTTATTAGCTGATGAAGACAGCTTTATTCCTGAAGCAGTTTTTAAACTCGGTCAGTCAAACCGCATTATGCACCAAGCATTAGATTTATGTCACAATGAACACACAAAGTACTGTAAGTCACTTTCTAttagttgtgtttatttctcagAGAGTGTTTATTGTTTCTACATGTCCAAAGAGGTAACCCTGCCTGGTATTCCACCAATTGAGAAAATCTAAGAATtattatatacacatatacatagcAGATATCTCTTTTTagctttaaatatatttttttctttttactcaatttgattttttcctTACTTTAAATACTAAAAGCAGGATTTGAAAAACCCTCAGGCATCTTTAGGATAAAACCCTGATAAGACCACTTCCTTTGTGACTCTTATTAGACTGTGGAGTGTTGGTTAACAGATCAGGTGAGACACAAGTTAAGCAGTAACATCAGAACCAGCGGAGCCTCGTCTCTTTCCTTGCTCTCTGTCAcaatcctcctctcccttctcagGACTATGCATAGATCTTCTCCAGGATTTCAGCTCTGTCATTTTAATTAGTCTGCATGTCACAGTGAATGGTTCTCTATACTCTCTCCTCCCAGAGAGTCTGGAATCTAACATACTGAGTAGTTatttatctacacacacacacacacacacacacacacacacacacacacacacactcacacacacacacacacacacacaaacccacatcTATATCTATAATAAGGTTATAATTCTGGATATGTATGGGGTAGTACCAGAACAACTAAGAGTCTGGTTGTGGGTCTACGTGTCTAGACAATGCTATTCAGGTATCTcccaaaacaattaaaaaacaaatcactatCAGTGCTCCAAGTGTGATTTTGAGTCCCCAAAGAATCTCATTGTCTCCAGTCAACATCatgtcacgtgtgtgtgtgagtgtgtgtgagagagagagagagtgtctgtatgtatgtgtgtgtgtgtgtgtgtgtgtgtgtgtgtgtgtgtgtctgtgtgtgtgtgtgtgtgtgtgtgtagagatgTTTATGcacgtgcgtgtgtttgtttacagtttcAACAAATTGTGTAAATTGGCTGATAGCTATTTGTTGCGACCTAGTGGAACATTTCTACATATTACATTAACATCCAGCTATGCAAGGACTATAGGGATTAACAAGTGTGTATCATGGGAGGAGACTTGAAGCGGAGTTCTCTAATGCATTTAGATTCAAATGAAACGGTGTGTGTTTCACTTAAACACACAGTGTGATTGAGAGGAGCCATTGAGGCATTACAGATAGACTTATGAACCCACTAAGTTGCCAGAAagtcaaaaaatgtgtttgatgttTTATTACAGGATTCTAAATCAGGACTTTGTCAATGttgttaacacaaacacatgaatttACACAAAGATACTAATTATAACGACAGATTTTTGGACTTCAGGATTTTATATCATGTTTGTGCCTTTTCACCTTTCACCATCCTCTacccttttctctccttctctccctctatcgCTCCTTCGTTCTGTTCTCCTCCCTCCACAGCTCAAGCCCAGAGTCTAGGGGAGACATGAGGAAGGAACCACACTGACCTCTGCCAGAGAACACAATACAGTAAATCATGAGCGCTCCCATAACAACAAGCCCAGATATGGTGGTCTCCCAGGAGATGGCATTGCTTAGCAACCTGATGGCAGCTTACACTTTCATTGCAGGTAGGTCCACAATCAGAAAAACTGTCATgacaaaaacattgttaaaaTCAATTCTAATGGAAGGCAGTGTAAAGAGGCTAAGACCAGGGTCATGTTTTTCAATCTATTTGCTCCGGTTAAAAGTCAGTCAGCTGAGTTCTGTACTGTCCAGTCTAAAGTTGTTCTATGTAGACGTGTACATTTTAAAACTGTGaatgtatctctctctctctctctctctctctctctctctctctcaatctctccctctctctctctctcagaccaACCTGAGCGGGCAGCCCTGGTGTTTCTGGGTGGGGTGTCTGCCGGCCTCCTCGTCACACTCTGTGCCATCGTCTTCCAGATACACTGTCGAGCAGACTGTAACTACGGAAACAGTAACAACCCTCACCATCGCCACAAGAGCAGGCACCATCAccgtcaccaccaccatcacagCTGTCCCCGCCATCAGCCTGGCAACAGTAATCCAGACAGCACTGCTCTTGTTGCGACTGGAGGGGCTGGGCCTGTGGGGGACAGTGAGTCAGAAGAGTGGGACGACCCGTCTGACCCGTCGGCACGACGACGCAGACGCTTTGAGAGAGCTCTGCTGCATGCCAGCATGTTCACATCGTCTGagggtacacacacaaacacaatgttgaCTGCACCAAGGGAAGGTAAAACAGGTCCTTCCCTCCTGAAGGAGCTCGGCTCCCagttttgtgtgtaaaatgcaATGGCTTATGTGCAACAACCATATGTTcacactgtacatattctgtCTACACTGtatacattcttttttttaccctttaCTCTTGTGGGATCCCAGCCAGAACCAGAATGTTATAGAGCACATGCTGAAGCCTTGGCCCAACAGTGTCTCAACTCAGTCAAGCTGCACTGAATTCAACACAATCGTAGATTTTAGTCCCCTTAACACCCAACCCTTTGTACGAACCCATGCTAAGATGTCCCAtcccaagtttcgtggaaatccaaTCAGTAATTTTTGCTTcttgctcacacacaaacaaacaaaggtaCAAACCAGAcaggagaaaaaacataaaatgaaatCAGAATGTATTCAATGACGTTTCTCTTTTATCAAAGCTGTGGAGCTgatatggcccctgatttataCATTCCTAGATACTCCACTGACTGTTCCagataacaaacacatttgaaaattcTAGGTTCTCTGTTTTTTctatgaaaataaatgtcagaTATATTGATTCTCTACAATAGAATGTCTTCTCATattcaaatttaacatttatgagACTAGCCAGTGTGTTGGTGTATTTTAacatccctccctctttctgtgtgtgtgtgtgtgtttgtgtgtgtgtgtgtgtgtgtgtgtgtgtgtgtgtgtgtgtgtgtgtgtgtgtgtgtgtgtgtgtgtgtgtgtgcacgtcccCAGAGTTGGACCGAGCCCAGCGGCTAGAACAGCGGGAAAGGATTCTCCGGGAGATCTGGATGAACGGACAACCTGACATCAGCACAGTCACTCAGAGCCTCAACAGATATTACTGACACATGTTCAGTCTGGAGGACATGAAGATGCACAGGTGGATACAAGATGGAATaaaagttaaacaaacaaagtaatAAACAACTGGATGAAAGGAACATTATAACCATTGGTTCGGAGGGCAGTGTCTGCCCAAAGAAACCCTCATAGATCAAACTGGTGCAGGCAGAACTGCCTGGAGCAGTCCTCTAcggtaaaaacaacagaaacaacacacgAGTTGTGATGGTTCAGTCCAACAACACAGGACGACTTGGAGGCGGCTGGAAGAAACGTCTTTGTGCCCTGAAAATCCAATGGGTAAAAACACAATGGGACGTACTGTAAAGACCATGGATTCTCAGGactgtttttaatataaagaaTGAAAAGAACTGGGAGAAATACcaaaaccatgtgaaactaCTGCCATAATGTTACCATCATTGAAAATTGCACAGAGGATTAGATAACTATTCAACTATTTAATCAGAGGCTTTTTACGAAACTTGGCGTTTGTACAGAGGAGGAATACGAGGCATCGTggaggctgcagctctgcagcttttAATGAGAGTACGGATTCAAATATTCATGATACTGTGTTGTTGCACTTTTCTCAGCTCAccctgtgtttttaaaaatgttaaaatcatGAGCTGCTACTGGAACCCCTTTGTAAGGTTAAATAGAAGGGAAGGTAAACTTCAGCTCCATGCCAGGAAGGATATTCCACTTTTATGGGTGCTTTTACTGCTGCAACTTTTCATCCCTTACTAACCCGATGAATGCACATTAACAGGAGGTTGATTGAAAGAAAGGAAATGGGGATACGGGACCAAGGAGCCAGCCTACAGCTTGTGTGTAGGTTGAATCTGTAGCTTATCAGCTGTAGGTGTTGTTTAGGACAGCAGGTCATCATATCAGAAAAGATCATGCTgccttattttatttgtctccTGTCTTAAAGAGctgaaaaatatgaatacatgttttattcaagGATTTTATGAACactgttttcattacatattATTGAGTAAAGCCCCTTATCAAAATCTAACTGTGGCTCATATTTTTTCAACTGTGTTACAGTTTTACATGTGGGAGCACAAAACTGTCAGTATGTCCAGAGAATAATGTGTCTGATCGACTTCATTCACAATTAACTTCTGAATATAACTTCACAGAAATGTATCTGGGCTCCAGGTCAGGTTGAGGCTTCCTAAAGCCAAGGAAAGGTCTGTGGTGGGCGGGGAAGTGGTGAGAACCAGCACAGGGCCTTCAGTAAACTGTGCAGCAAATTCTCCATATGATAAAATGTATGATATAATAAGAAGTGACGACCCAATCACCTCTGAGCTACAGACACAGGAACCACAAAAGAAGAGTCTGAGCAACAGCCTTCACACATCTGACTCACACCTGCTCATGAATCAAAGACACAGATTACAGACCAAATCAGACGTTGAGCTGGGCAATGTTTGTTTGGTCGCGAGACATATTTATCAAGCGTCTCACAGTCAGCTTGAGGAATTGTGCCAAAGGTTTTCCATTCTGACCCCAGGTATTGGTTAATATTTATTACATGCACGAGCATgagcatttgtatttgttgggACAAAGCAAGATGCAAAGTGTGAACTGCAACTTTCTGAAGGAGTCAGACTACTCTTCATGCCCatctacggtggccctgaggtgcaaaacacaacaacaaatcaaaacagacTACAAAAAACGATCAAAGACAAAGTAGGTATCTATCGACATGACATGTTGCTTTTTGGATGgactgtctttgtgttttacgATTAGCAATTCAGGGCCACTGCACCAGGACCTCAGGAGAGATGAAAATCATAAAGGCCTATAGATACAATCAATATCAAATGTGTGTAGTTTTACCATGTTTTTTCATCTGCCTTCAGATAACTTATTCTGGAAATTAGgttaaaaaaattcaattaaTTTTGTAAGAACTCAGTCAAGTTTCTTAAAATGTGAATATTATGCAGCACAATACCTGActctttgttttcatcagagTTGACAGATGAGGACACTCAGGAACTAAAGGTCGTGGACCCAGGTGCTGCAGTCCTGACGAGTCTGGCAAATAGTGACACAGAAACTGCATCATCTGACACTGACAGAGACACAACCAGACTTACCTGAGCCTTCACTACTTCATTTAACCCAACACAGAGGAAATGCAGCTGAAAAGGGAGGAAACATTTCACAGACTGAAAACTAAACTTCAAAATTCATGAATGTGAGTAGCACGTCAACAGTCAAAGTCAAAGGACTGGTACACCTACATGGCTGGACGGCTCACAAGTACACCTTGTGTCTTTAagatgcattttcttttttttcattaaaatgcaGCTAATTGAGTGTAAAAGGGAATATTTCCCTCTCTAGCgtcgccacctgctggtcgcTTTGGTTTAtcattaaactttttttttctgttcgcATACTGTGATATTCTGTACTATCTCAGGCTGAAACTGCACCATCTtttcataaaatacatttgagaagttgaacattttcctcCATTTGGGTCGCGGCCTGTCATTAAGGTGTGATGGTAGGTCCTGAAGCCAGACCAGTTGAGAACCACAGCTCTAGAGGGAGTTTCTGGCTGATTTTCTGTAAactgtgtgttatttttgtaaacAGATATTCAAAGGTCACCGAGGTAAGTCCTGTGAGAAACAAGAGTTGTCCAATGGTGCACTTACCAGTGGAGCAGGAAAACGAAGACTTGTGCAGCTTGTCTTTCAGCTTTTCATTTTCAGCTCTACGGCTGAAGGTTAACATATTCATCCTGAAGTTGAGGGTGTCTCATGTTCAGATCATCATACTCTCTCCTTTGGACAGAGAAGTCATCTTCagctttaaaattaaaaagggAACAATTAGCATGCAACACCCAAAGCAGACACAAGTTCAAAATAAATCAGTTGATAAATTATCTGCATATCAGGACAATGATCCAGGCTGCATTCTTGTTCTGCAACTTGAAGAAGCAGGTTGATTTGATGTTGTGTTTACGTgtcatctctcctcctttttcaatagtaccttgaataaaacagaagaaagaaattATTACATTTGTATTCCAGCTGCTGATATTACTGTTGAATATCATGGCCATGAAAGAGTAGAAAAACGTTTTCAAAATGACAAGGAAGGGTTGCACCTTATTAATCGTACCTATCCATCTTAGCCTGGGGGTTCTGGCATTGTTTGgtgaatacaaacacaaaaaaatccagATGCCTCAtatgcaaataaaacacacgcacacacacacgcacacacacacacacgcacacacacacacacgcacacacatcattagaagagagcctgtgacccaagcatttccttgccagcgactgctaaatgtaattgttgtgcattATTGctgtgacaataaactcttgaatcttgacaGGATCCTGTGGTAATCCTGTAGAACTTAAGTTCACTGGTAGAATATGGATTCTGACAGCCAAACTCACAACAACCAGACATTTTGATGTGGGCAACGGCTTGAAATCGGTGTTTGAAACCTGCTAACTAGTGAATGGATGGGGCACAGTGCTACTTCTGTTGTCAAGATGCATGCACATGTTTATGAGCACGACAACTGTAAAAGGGTCTATTATATACATGTGCGGGTGTGTGTTCTCGTTATGTGACCTCTTTAGGTCCTTTTCCAGTGAAAGCACTGACcttgtggtaaaaaaaaacacctctggTGCAGCGACCACAgggaggacatttaggcttaaaacatggtgtaaattacgcCGTTTCGAGTAGAATTTGAAGAATAGGGCCAACGAACACTTGAATGACGCCACAGGAGCATTACGGATGCTCTTAATGTCATTTTTCTGTAgattttttacgtttgaagaaatTAGTCATCATTAACttgaattgtattggattttccCCTAAAActccaaaagggttttgtggacgCTAACACTTcaaccacccctccatcggcatagtggtgagaagataatgactgaattttcatttttgggtaaactatccctttaaggttaGGTATAAAGTTAGGCTGTCTGCAATACATGGAAGTCCATGCAGAGTCATAataaggagtgtgtgtgtacatacacatatgtaatatttacaattatatatatatatatatatatttatatatatatatatatatatatgaaggaTATAAGGCTCTTCTGACTCAGTCATCAATTAAACCTGCAAATGAATCATCATGTGCATCCTATCTGTTATCAATATTGTCTAACTTTATcctcacaaaagaagttatttcTCATCAATAAACTCAAATATTTTGCTAAAACAGTAAGTTTGGTCCCTTCATGGTGTTTTACCATCGTCTGGGTTTCACCTCTCTCCACCATCAGCAGCCTACTATCACTTTAACGGGACGGGCGGTGACGGTGGGACGGGgatgtggagcagagagagcgGGACTGAgacttctgctgcagctggaccgAGCCCTCCGGAGCACTGGGACCAGCACCCCCACCACAGCGTCCTGCAGAGACCCGGGATCCGACCTGAGCAGCTCAGAGTCCCGGTGTGAAGAGGAGCCGCCATGAGAGACTACACGGCGGCGCCGAGCAGCGGAGGAGCGTGCATGCCCTGCTGCCAAGTTTGCGTGTTCGTCTTTACCGCATTTCTCATCGTCGCAGAGCGGACTGCGAGTGAGTCCtacctgggacacacacacacacacacacacacacacacacacacacacacacattcagaccgATGCAGTGTCACTCACAGTGTGTTGGATGACTGATACGTCATGATGTGTCCCCGTGCACGTACCTGCAGTGTGTTATTTGACTTTATTgctgtgcgcgtgcgtgtggcagtgtgtgttaGTCGTGCGTGTGATGGAGGATGCAGCAGACACAGTCCAGATGACACAGCAGCCTCCTGGTGTCACGTGTGTGTTCATATCTGCAACGATCCATCATAGAAAGTTGCTTCTATTGGGTTATAAATGTTGTTATGAATTATTGAGTCAGAGCTGAGTCTGCACCAGTGCGTCTCTCTCCTGTTTTTATGCCCTGCATCTTATGAAATCCTTATGCAGCAAAACTGCAGACTCATACCAGAGTTTTGCGTTTTTTGAAACAGCTGCATCATTGCATCTTCTCAGGGATATTTCCCGAGACAAAGCAGAGCAGTGTTGTCATATTCCAGCGCCCTTTTCTTTTGGAGGTGCATGAGTGGACGGGGATATGGGCGTATCCCCCAGGTTGGGGCCTAGTGTGTCCAGACAGCCCGCCTGTTTTAGCAGCTAAAGGGGGTTCAGATTTCAAgtatggagggatggagagagggagggagggctgcAGAGCTCCAGGCTGTGTGATGGGGGAGAgtctgagagaggagaggaggcatcAGCTGCCTTGTTGACAGTACACCGTAGATGGGATGATGTACAGAACAGAGGTCATCTGAGGAAGTGGacacaccatacacacatatttaaatatcGTCTGATCAAATGCTGCAGGTTACTTATAATGCAAACACTGCTATTCTGAGTATAACAGCGCATCAGCATCCTGCTAAATACTCTATCTGTTTATAGTATATACTGGGTTTTCATAGCAAGACACAACTTCATCTTTTGCAAATTTCCACAATAATGTTCTGCATCTAATGCTGTGACAATGATTTGTTTTGTAATCAAAGTGGTTACCTGACGTTCTGTTCAAATGAActtaatagtaatagtaatacaaatgtattattaCTATATCACAAAACAGAGCTTAGTTTATCAGTTTTCTAGAGTAAACTGTAAATAATATTGATGGCCATACAATGAATGTAAGGAGGGGAAATTAAAAGTACATTATTTGCATCATAcgttatatattattatatatttacctCTACAATATAATGGAATAGAAGTAAAATATAGTGTCAAGTTGAAAAACTCAATCTCAAAATTGTACATAAGTTTGTTTCTTGagtaaatttatttattcaggatTCAGCACTGGgtattttgttatatatgtGTCTTTATGATTTACACTGTATTACAATTATTCAGTATCATCTTAATCAGACAACAACAGCTCAAGTTACATCCTGTTACACATGTCATGAATCATTCCCAATCAGACTCCTAATGAACGTCTTTCTATGTGTTCATGGCCtgttggtgtatgtgtgtgtttctgtctttcccCAGTAATCTACTGCTTTGTGTACTATCTTTGGATTGGTCACAACTACAACTACGGCCATCTTTCCGGGTTCACTGCTCTGTTCTTGTTGCCAGGTGAGTAAATATTACCTGATCGATCAATAGAAAGATTGAGATTGATATTAATACCATTCTATGGTTCCCAGGATGGGTTCCTCAGTGGCTCAGTTACATGTGGTACCTGTGCGATGGACGCATCCGCAGGAAGTCTCTCACCTGGACACATATACTGCACCTGGGTATCTTCAAAAGGTGGGTGTTCTGTGCATTTGTGTGATGGAGATCTGTCTATATGATCAATGATCAATAATTCATAAACAATCAGTGATGGTTATACTGGACCGCTTGTTGGAGTGGGCATTAACAAGGCTGTGAAATGGTGTATGATGGTCTTGATTATCGTTAAGATAATgtatctctcgctctctgtctcctaCTTCATTATCCTCCCTGCCTCCCCCTCATCCATGTGTGGCCTCCACAGGCTGTTGGAGTGTATGCATCTGCCTGATCGGGATTTGTATGGTGAGATCATGCAGCAGGCAGACGTATCTGGCTTACGACTCCTAGAGGCCTTGATGGTCACCCTCCCCCAGACGCTGCTGACGACCTATGTGCTCATCTGTACTGATATAGGTCTCAAATCTCCAGGTAAAGTCAATAAAGAATGTATGTGGGTGATAAGGTCTGAAACAGAAACTATAAATATGTGTAGGTGGTGTTGAAAAGTATTTAGAGtatttcaatcaggagagacttcagttgaaaacaaactaaatgtaTTGACATGAACACTACGAGACTAAAGTGATGTGATGTAAATGAGAGTCCATTTGGCACTTAGACCCCTTGTGGTGTGAAGGTTGACAGAGGGTGTGGCTGCATAGTATAGGAAACCTTCCAGGGGTCGAGACTCAGGCATTGGTTGATGGGATATAGAGAACGATGAAGATCTGATGAAATGATTGACTCAGGTTGGCTTCATCAGGAATCGAGATATGGAAACTGGAGGTGACTGGGGATGAGGGTCGCAGTGAATCAATACAGTGAATCCAATACAGATTGGATGATTGAAACGTTGATTGAGATCGTGCTAAAGTCTGATTGGATCACCGGACACGACCAACTGTCAACTCATTGGAAGAGGTGGGGAGAGTGAGAGttatgaaaggaaaaaaacactgtgcacTAATTGTcgagtttagtttagtttatttcacacatcacaaatacaaaatacatgtatGAAATTTAAAAGATTTGTTTTGGGTGTGGTAGAGACCAGTGATGGCTCGTATGAGAACCACATGCAGATATAACAAAGCagatataacaaaataaatatatggaaTTGTGAACCGTTGCCAAAATAGTATCTCAAACAATGAGGTAAATCTGAGTTTTTATGTTtcaatttgaaaacaaatgtaGACATTCGAAGTACAAAGCACCAAACTGCaaacacagctgattggcttaTAGAGACACATTTTTCCCATAAGAAtgggtggagaccaaaacagagtcAAAAGAGATTGATTATATGGATTTGTTAGCTGGACTCCAGATCGAGGATAATGTTGCTCTGTTTCTACTTGATGTGTAAATAGTTATGTTTTTGGTCACATGCTCACTATATGTCAGATGTTCTATCTACATGTGTCCAAAACGCCAATTATCGCAGCTTTAACACTtactagagcagtggttcttaacctgggttcgatcgaaccccaggggttcggtgagtcactctcaggggttcagcaggggtcaaaacacacacagtatagcccggttcacactagcaatgtctggtcatttttgtcggccgtcaaaaaattggctgcccacaatttggtaacacacaatttttcttcgccgtgtcagatgcaaacattttgttgcttagtaaaaatgtgttacacaaaagaaattcaggctactcgtattattcgtgacgTCACACTCCGCAGTGATAAAGCtggttgcagctgatcacgccacattgcttatctttgatatctgtgctgcttggtgcgctcagtagtcgacttgtggctgttgtgattgtacgtcattcagcagagccagcttcaacagcaactcttcagaacaacaacgctctcaacgttttggtgtcACCAAATCGTACCACACCCCCTTAttgcccttgagatactcacactgtttgttacaacgtatttgtgcgagcaatccttttggatagtagacatgaaaattaagaaaaggaacagactttgttgcgaaaatgatatgaaagtggcacttgccaaggtgaagccgcgcattcctgaacttgtatctgaaaggcaacagcaaaagtcacattgatttgcagtaaatagtcattgagttatgtttttgttggtttttatggttggttttgttctttgaacacattgattttgtgtgcaactgatgcatggttcattttgtgcactaacaaattatattcctatgttttgaagaaatcatatgttatttttccaattacgaagggttcggtgaatgctctgatgaagcttgcagggttcagtacctccaataaggttaagaaccactgtaCTAGAGTTTCCAGCGTGCATCTGCAGCAGCCTTGTGTCTAATGTACGGTGATGTATCCATGTGTTGAcacttcttttcctctctcctcgtcatggctctccgtctctcctctccagcctcaGTGTGTTTCGTGGTGTGTTTGCTGTCTCTCGCCTGGGCCTTGGTCCTCTACGCCAGAGCCTGTTCTCTTATCAGACCGGGTCACTTACATATGACGCCTGCTGCCATTCTCTGTCGCCTGCTGTGGAGGGTGAGCACATTTATACACTTTAAATAACCAATATGTACAACATGCAGAGTTTATATAACAGTATCAGTATAATAATCCATATTTATTGGCGTGTTTTTTGAATTGTGAGAGGTAAGGATGTGACAGGGAGGTTTTCTCTGTCCGCAGGTCGGTATGTTGGGATCTCGATTCGCTGTTCTTATGCTCTTCACACGTATCTTCAAACAGTGGATACTGGGAGTCATCGGCAAGTTGCTGAAATAGTCACTTTTCTATGACATGAGCAGTTTGGTTTGTCTACA encodes:
- the eva1a gene encoding protein eva-1 homolog A, producing MALLSNLMAAYTFIADQPERAALVFLGGVSAGLLVTLCAIVFQIHCRADCNYGNNSTALVATGGAGPVGDSESEEWDDPSDPSARRRRRFERALLHASMFTSSEELDRAQRLEQRERILREIWMNGQPDISTVTQSLNRYY